In the Brevundimonas mediterranea genome, GGTTGAAATCGCGATCCCGGTTTTGGTCCCGGTCGTTGCGGTCGCGGTTCTGGGTCTGGTCGCGCTCGGCGCCGTCCTGGTTCTGACGGTCGGCGGCCTGCTGGGCGGCGACGAAGGCGGCGGCCTGGGCGCCGGATTCGTCCTCGAAATCGATGTCGAAGCCCTGGTTCGACTGTTCGCGCGCGGCGATGTCGGAGAAGGACCGCTGCGGCTGAAGCGCGCGCAGGACGCGGTAATAGTGTTCGGCGTGCTGCTGATAGTTTTCGGCCAGCACCCGGTCGCCGCCGGACGAGGCGTCGCGGGCGAGCTGCTGATAGCGCTCATACACGGTCTGGGCGTTGCCCCGGACCTTGATGTTTTCGGGGCCTTGCGAGTCCCACGAACGATTCGGATTGGCGCTGTTGGCGTTTGAGGTGCCCGCCTTGTTCCGATTGCGTCCGCGCTGACGCTTCATGCCCTTGAAATCTCTCATTCGCGCTACCGTGTGCAGGGATGGAGCCCAGGCCAGCGGCCGGGTCCGTCCGTTTCGTGGTTCCGTCTCGCTCGGGGCCGATCCCCGATTGTCGAACTGTCGGAATGCCTTGTCGCCCGCATGGTGCGCCGGTCCTTTCGGGACCGACCGTCATGATCGGCTCAAGCCGCGAACAGACGGGTGTAGGCCCGGAAAGCTGCGTTTGAGTGGGAGACGAAGGAGACTTAGCCTGTGCGCCGTCCCTTTCCAAGGGGTTTTCGTCAAAGCGTCGCACCCCACGCCTAACAGCCCCGCTTTGCCGATGGCCCTCCGCTGGGCTAGGCATGACCTTTGCGACGATGACGAGGCTTTTTTCATGCGCGTTCTGGTTCTGGGCGGCGACGGTTTCTGCGGCTGGCCGACGGCCCTGCACCTGTCGGCCAAAGGTTGGGACGTGACCGTCGTCGACAACCTGAGCCGGCGCAACATCGACAACGAGCTGGAGGTCCAGTCCCTGACGCCGATCCGCACCATGGGCGAGCGGATCAAGGCCTGGAAAGAGGTGTCGGGCCGCGACATCGGCTTCGTCAACATGACGGTCGGCAAGGAGTTCGACCGGCTGGTCGCCCTGATCCGCGACCTGGCGCCCGACAGCGTGGTGCATTTCGCCGAACAGCGGGCGGCCCCCTATTCGATGAAGTCGGCGCGGCACAAGCTCTACACCGTCGACAACAACATCAACGCCACCAACCATCTGCTGGCCGCCATCGTCGAAAGCGGCCTGGACGTGCATCTGGCCCACCTGGGCACCATGGGGGTCTATGGCTACGGCACCGCCGGCCTGCGCATCCCCGAGGGCTATCTGAAGGTGACGGTGGACACCGACCACGGCCCGGCCGAGCAGGAAATCCTGTTCCCGCCCAATCCGGGCAGCATCTATCACATGACCAAGACGCAGGACGCCCTGCTGTTCCAGTTCTACGCCCGCAACGACGCCTTGCGGATCACCGACCTGCACCAGGGCATCGTCTGGGGGACGCAGACGGTCGAGACCAAGCTGGACGAGCGGCTGATCAACCGGTTCGACTATGACGGCGACTATGGCACGGTGCTGAACCGGTTCCTGATGCAGGCGGCGGTCGGCTATCCGCTGACGGTCCACGGATCGGGCGGCCAGACGCGGGCCTTCATCCATATTCAGGACACGGTGCGCTGCGTCGAACTGGCCCTGAAGAACCCGCCCAAGCGTGGCGATCGGGTCAAGATCCTGAACCAGATGACCGAAAGCCGCCGGGTCCGCGACCTGGCCGCCATGATCGCCGACAAGACCGGCGCCGTGGTCCACAACGTCGCCAATCCGCGCCAGGAGGCCGACGAGAACGACCTGGTCGTCGCCAACGACCAGTTCCGCGACCTGGGGCTGAAGCCCATCACCCTGGCCCAGGGCCTGATGGACGAGGTGACGGAGATCGCCCGCCACTACGCCGACCGTGCCGACCTGACACGGGTGCCCTGTGTCTCCGCCTGGAACCAACGCCGGGCCGAGGCGCTGGAAAATGAAGCGCGGCCGTATGCGCCGCCCCAAGTCCTGTCTGCCTGAGTAGATCGATGCCCGACGCCGCCCCCGCTCCTTCGTCCGGCCGCGAGCCGTGCCTGCTGGTCTTCGGCGGCGGCTATCTGGGCCGGGCGGCGGCGCTGGAGGCGATCCGGCGCGGCGGGCGGGCCGTCGCCACCTCGCGCGACGCCGAACGCCGCCGGTCCCTGTCGGCCGAGGGGATCACGGCGATCGACCCCGCCGATCCCGAGGCCCTGAAGACCGCGCTGGAGGCCGCCACGGCGGTTCTGGTCACGGCCGCGCCCGACGCCCACGGCTGCCCCGGTCTGCGCGCCCTGGGGCCGGTGGCGTCCCAGGCCTGGCCCGACTGGATCGGATACGTCTCCTCGACCAGCGTCTATGGCGACCGGGCCGGGGGCTGGGTGTTCGAGGACGGACCGCTGAACGCCGCCAGCCTGGAGGGCGCGCGGCGGGTGCGGGTCGAGCGCGACTGGCTGGACGGCGGTCAGGGCATGGGGCTGACGGTGCAGATCTTCCGCCTGCCGGGCTTCTATGGCCCCGGCCGCAGCGTGGTCGAACGGCTGCGCGACGGGACGGCCAGACTGGTGCGCAAACCGGGCCAGGTCTTCAACCGCATCCATGTGGACGACGTGGTCTCGGCCCTGTTCGCCTCGATGGACCGGCCCAGGCCCGGCGCCGCCTACAATCTGACCGACGACGAACCCGCCGCAGCCGATGTGGTGGTGGAATGGGCCGCCGCGAAAATGGGCCTGCCGCGCCCGCCCGAGATCGACTGGACCGACGACAGCGTCAGCGAGGCCATGCGGCGCTTCTATCTGGACTCCAAACGGGTCTCGAACGCCCTGGCCAAGGCGGAACTGGGCTGGCGTCCGAAATATCCGACCTGGCGCGAGGGGCTGGCGACGATGCTGGAGACGCCGCCGCCGTTGCGATTGGTGGGCTGATCACGCCGTCATCCTCGGGTCGAGCCCGAGGATGACGGGTGAATGCGGTCGCGCGCTCAAGCCGCGAGCGACCGCGTCGCGAGCATAGCGCGCTTAAAAGGGCAGCAGGTTGCGCTGACGGCTGTAGCTCATGGTGCCGATATTGGCGCCCAGACGCAGGCCGACGCCGGTGCGGATGGGGGCAAGGACGATGCCGTCGGCCTGCTGATAGTTCACGCCCAGGCCGGCGATCAGATAGGCCGAACCTTCGACGCCCGGATAGCGACGATAGATCATGTCGGGGTGATACAGGCCGTACACCAGGGTGAAGACCCGGCTGGCGTTGCCGCCCCAGTCCCAGCCGATCGAAGCCCCCTGCCAGAACACCTCCTGCGAGGCCGACAGGTCCTTCATGTGCAGGGCGCCGCGCCCGTAGCGCGCGCCCACGACCACGGCGCCGGACCCTTCTTCGCCGGCGATATAGGCCGTGGGGCGGTCGCCCTGGTCGGCGAAGACCCGCTCGATGGCCCCGCCCACGACCTCGGCCGCGATGCCCAGCTCCTTGGACCCGGCCGCGACCAGTTCGTCGAAGCTGTAGGCCGGCGCCGTATTGTCCGAACGGATCGGATAATTCGGGTTGGCCGGAGCCGTGGCGCAGGCCCCCACGGACGAGGCGCCGGCGGCGGTGGCCAGGCCGGAGAGGATCAGTTGTCGGCGATGCATGGGGCGCTCCTAGAGGCGGCGAGGGACAGCCAGCGGGGACGCCGGGCTTTGTAACAGAGTCCCCGACCTTTGCGGCAGCCTTGCGGCTTCAAGGTTAACGGGGGCTTACGGGGAGGGCCGCCTGCGGGAAGGTTAGGCCGGGAGACGCAACAGCTGGCCGGACAGCGTCCGCTTGGCTATCGTCGGTCTTATGACCCCCAAGACGCCACGCCGAGCAGTTTCACCGTGGATCACGGTTCCAGTCGGGATCGCCGTCATAGTCCCCCTCGCCTACTTTCTGAACCAGCCCGCAAGAACGAGGCTGGACGCCGCCCGGCGCGACCTCGCCGAGGCCGGCTACCCTGACGCCCGTGTCAATCGGGCTCAGACACCGAGCAACATGCGTCGCTGCGGCGTCGGTCAGATTCGAAACAAGGGCTATGCCTATGATTGGAAGACAGACGCCCACAGCGGTGTTTTTTGCCAGCCTGAAGACGGCCGCCCGGTGAGCGTGCTTCTCGATCAATAGGCGGGAAACGGCCTACGGCGGTTATCCGCAGGCCGCCTCAATCCGCGAAACTACGCCCGCAGCCTGCCGCCCTGCTTCTCCACCGCCGCCACGATCTTGGCGGTCAGGACTTCGATCTCGGCCTCTGCCAGGGTCGCCTCGCGCGGCTGGATCACGACTTCCAAGGCGACGGACTTGAAGCCGTCGTCCACGCCCTTGCCGCGATAGACGTCGAACACCCGGACCTCGGCGATCAGGGCCTTGTCGGCGCCGGCCGCAGCCCGGACCAGATCGCCGACCGGCTTGGCGTCCTCGACCACGAAGGCGAAGTCGCGGGTCAGGGGCATGAAGGCCGACAGGTCCGCCGATCCTCGCGCCTTGCCCGACTTGCCGCGCGGCTCGGGCACGGCGTCCAGCACGATCTCAAAGCCCAGCATCGGGCCGTCGGCGTCCAGCGCCTTCAGCACGCGCGGATGCAGTTCGCCGAACTCGACCATCACATTCTTCGGCCCCAGCTGCAGCCGGGCCGAACGGCCGGGGTGCCACCAGTCGCGGTTCTGACCCTGGGCCAGTTGCAGCGAGGCGACCGGGGCGCCGATCTCTTCCAGCAGGGTGGTCAGATCGGCCTTCAGGGCGAACAGGGCGTCCTCTCCGGCGCCGGCCCAGTGGCGGGCGGCGTGGGGGGCGACCAGGGCGGCGATGACCGTGCGCTGATCCTTGGGGCCGTCGCCCAGATAGACGGGGCCGATCTCGAACAGGGCCGCGTCGGCGAAGCCGCGCGCGGCGTTGCGCGCCGCCGCCTGGATCAGGTTCGGCAGGGCCGAGGGGCGCATACAGTCCAGATCGGCCGCGATGGGGTTCTCCAGCACCAGCCGGTCGTCTCCCCCGCCGAACAGGGCCGCGGTCGATTGCTTGGTGAAGGACCAGGTGACGGCCTCGGCATAGCCCAGGGCCGCCAGGGCCCGGCGCGCCGTGCGGACGCGGGCCTGACGCGGGCTCAGCACCCCGCCGGCGGGACGGGCGACCTCGGGCAGGGGCGTGTCGGGCAGGCTGTCGAAACCCTCGATCCGCGCGACTTCTTCGACCAGATCGGCCCGGCCCTCGACGTCGCGCCGCCACGACGGCGGGGTCACGATCCAGGGTTCGGCCTGACCGGCCGGCGCGGCCGTGATCAGGAAGCCGAGCTGGCCCAGGATGGTCCCGATCCGGTCGTCGTCCAGGTCCATGCCCGTCAGACGCTTCACATAGGCGGGGTCGAAGGCGAAGGGCGCCGGGCTGGCCGGGGGGTCGCCGACGAAGACGATCTCGGACGGCTCGCCGCCGCACAGGTCCAGGATCAGGCGGGTGGCCAGCTCCAAGCCGGGCGTGACCGAGACCGGATCGACGCCGCGCGCGAACCGGTACTGGGCGTCGGAATGGATGCCCAGCGCACGACCCGTCTGGGCGATGACCAGCGGGTCGAACCAGGCGCTTTCAATGAAGACATCGGTCGTGGTTTCGTCGCAGCCGGTGCTTTCGCCGCCCATGACCCCGCCCAGGCCGATGGGGCGCTCGCCCCCGGCGTCGGCGATGACGCAGTCGGTCGCGGCGGCCGTATAGGTCTTGCCGTCCAGGGCGATCAGATGTTCGGGCTCGCCGCCCTCGATATGAGCCGTCTCGGCCGAGACCTGGCCGCCGCGCACCACGATCTCGGTCCCGACCAGCTTGGCCACGTCATAGACGTGCAGCGGGCGGGCGCGGTCATAGGCGATCAGATTGGTCACATCGACCAGCCGGTTGATCGAACGCAGGCCGATGGCCGTCAGGCGTTTCTGCAGCCAGGCCGGCGACGGCCCGTTCTTGACGCCCCGGATCACCCGGCCGGCGAAGACCGGGCACATCTCGGGCGCGTCCAGCCGCACGGTGATCGGCGACGGGAAGGCCCCGCGCACCACGGCGATGTCGAAATGCTTCAGCTTGCCGACGCTGGCGGCGGCGAGATCCCGCGCGATACCGGCGACGCCCAGCCAGTCGGGCCGGTTCGGCGTGACTTCGAAATCGATCACGGGTTCCGCGCCGAACAGGCCGGCGACCGGCGTCCCGACCGGGATTTCCAGCGGCAGCTCCTGGATGCCGTCGCTCTCATCGGCCAGCTCCAGCTCCGAGGCCGAACACAGCATGCCGTTGGACACCACGCCGCGCACCGGCTTCTCGACCAGGGTCACGCCCAGGCCGGGCACATAGGCGCCGATGGGGGCGTAGATGGTGGTCAGGCCCGCCCGCGCGTTCGGCGCGCCGCAGACGATCTCTTTCACGCCATCGACGGTTTCGACCTGGCAGACCTGCAGCCGGTCGGCGTTCGGGTGACGCTCGGCCGACAGGATCCTGGCCACGGTGAAGGGCGCCAGTTTGGCGGCGGGGTCGAGAACCTCCTCGACCTCCAGCCCGGCCATGGTCATGGCCTCGGCGATCTGATGGACGTCAGCCTCGGTTTCGAGGTGGTCTTTCAACCAGGAGAGGGTGAATTTCATCGGGAACTCAGACGCACGGATTCATGACAGGTTCACGCGGGATCGATAGCAGGTCATCGATGTCCGAACGTAGCTTTTCGGGACCTTGATCGCGAACCGCGCGATACATGTCCACGGCATCCCTCTGGCGGCACAGCCTGCGATCAAGTTCGGCGCGTCGCTGACGCCGCGCCTCATCCAGGCCTTCGCGTGACGCGGGTTCGCGGCTGTTGGCCATGATGAAAGTTTCAATCCGGCTCACGCTGTTGCGCAGTTCAGTTTGCAGCGCCTCATCGCGATTGCGATGGCAGGTCTCCCCGATGATTGCGACGGTATCATACAGCATCCAGGCGCAAAGGACGGCGCCCTTACCGCTGACGTCCATCTGGACGGTCCAACCATCCTGTGAAAACTCTCGGGTATTCGGGTCTCGCGACGGCTCTTGTGACGAGTGTGCCATGCCGCCAAGCGTGACGACCAGACCTATGGCAAGCAGCATCCTCATCGGTTCAGGCCTTGGGCGTATTGGTCAGGGTGCTGACCTGGTCGAGGAACTCATCGGGGCCGGTGAAGCCGACGCCGTAAAATTCGCAGCCGATGAACTGGCAGTCGCGCATCGGGATCGTGCCGACGGCCTTGTCCCCCAGCGGCCGCATCAGCAGGTTCTTGATGCCGCCGCGGCTGTCGCCGAAATTGGTGTCGGTGAAGGTCACGCCGCTGGACGCCAGAATGATGGCCGGTCCCTGGAACCGACAACCGGTGAAGGCGCGGCCCTGGATCAGGCCCTGCCCCTGGCGCGACGCCGCCGCGAACAGTTCGTACAGGATGATGTCGACGTTCTCGAACGCCAGGGCGTTCAGGTCGGACGGATCGGCCAGAGGCCGATTGATCGGCAGGATTGAGTTCATCAGCTCAATCCGCTCGCCGGATTGGGGGCGGCGAAGGCCGAGAAGCCGTAGTGGGCCAGCCAGCGCGTATCGGCGTCGAACATGGGGCGCAGGTCCGGCACGCCGTATTTCAGCATGGCCAGGCGATCCACCCCCATGCCGAAGGCGAAGCCCTGATATTCATCCGGGTCGATGCCACAGTTCCGCAGCACATTGGGATGCACCATCCCGCAGCCCAGGATCTCCAGCCAGTCGTCGCCGGTGTTGAACACCAGTTTCCCGCCGGACCGGTCGCAGCGGATGTCCATCTCGGCCGAGGGTTCGGTGAAGGGGAAGTGGTGCGGACGGAACCGCGCCTGGACCTCGTCCAGCTCGAAGAAGCGGGCGATGAAGGTCTGAAGCGTGGTCTTCAGATGACCCATGTGGATGTCACGGTCGATCACCAGGCCTTCGATCTGGTGGAACATCGGCGTGTGGGTGGCGTCCGAATCCTTACGGAAGGTGCGACCCGGCGCGATGATGCGGATCGGCGGCGTCTGGCTCATCATGGTGCGGACCTGCACCGGCGAGGTGTGGGTGCGCAGCACCTTGCGCTCGCCCGTCTCGGGATCGGGCTTCAGGAAGAAGGTGTCGTGCATCTCCCGCGCCGGATGCTTGGGCGGGAAGTTCAGGGCGGTGAAATTGTGGAAGTCGTCCTCGATGTCCGGACCTTCCGCCACGGCGAAGCCCATTTCGGCGAACAGGGCGATCATCTCGTCCATCACCTGCATGGTCGGGTGGACCCCGCCCTTGCGACGCGGCCGGGCCGGCAGGGTCAGGTCGACGCGCTCGGCCTGAAGCCGCGCGTCCAGCTCGGCGGCCTCCAGCTCGGCCTTCTTGGCGGCGATGGCGGCGGACACGCGGTCGCGCAGGCCGTTGATCATCGGCCCCTGTTCGCGGCGTTCGTCGGGGCTCATGGCCCCCATCCCCTTCAGCAGCCCGGAGACGGAGCCGGACTTGCCCAGGGCGGCGACGCGCACCTCTTCGAGGGCGGCGACGCTCTCTGCGCCGCCGATGGCGTTGATCAGTTCGAGTTCGAGTGTGGCGAGATCGGTCATTTGGCCCGTGCATTAGCGGGCCGGGGCGCGTTCGTCACCCTTGAAGGCGCGCGGCAGGACTGATCAGGGCGCGGAGGCGATGGCGGCAAGCTGGTCGGCCGGCGCCTTGTTCGCCGCGACGATCCAGGCTGGCGGTTCCGGCTCCCAGCGGATGGGCCTTCCCTCGGTGCTGGTCCAGCGGTGCAGCCAGGAGATCCCGTTGGCACGGACATAGCGATCTTCATGCGCATAGATCGGGTCCGACAGGGCCTGTTCCAGCGTCACGAACCGATAGCCGCGCGCCAGATACAGGGCGTGGATCTGCGGGTACCAGTCCTGGTTCAGGCTGTTGGCGTGCAGCAGCAGGATCTGGGCCGGCTCGCGCCCGCCGGTCAGTTCGGCGCTATAGGGTTCGAAGAAGTCCAGCACCGTGGTCATATGGGCCACATAGGCTTCGCCGATCCGCCGTTTCAGCGCCTCATCGCCCAGTTGCTCGGCCTTGCGATAGACGTCGCCGAACATCCAGTCGTTGTTGTCGATCGTGACGGGGGCGACCGTATAGCCGCGCTGGGCCAGGCCGGCGGCGATGGCGTCATGCTTCTCCTGGGTCTCTCCGGTGAACAGATAGGGATGACGGAACCAGCGCAGGGTCCGCCCGCGCGTCTCCAGCGCGGCGCGCGTGATCGGGGCGCCGGCGTCCACATCGGCCAGATAGGCCTCGGCCGTCGTGCGGTGGATATTGATGTGGCTGAAGCTGTGGTTGCCCAGATCCAGCCCGCCGTCCAGCCAGACGCCCAAGGCTGTCGGCAGGGTCGAGACGCGGGTCGGTTCGCACACCCTGCCCTCGTTGACGAAGGCCGTCCCCTGCGTGTCCAGCGGCTTCAACATGGCCACGAAATCCGTGGTCAGCCGCATCAGTTCGGCGGGATCGCACAGCGCCGTCTCCGACGCCTGATAGGGCAGGTCGTCGAAGGTCACGGCGATGCGGCGGTCCTGAGCCGCCGCCGGGAAGGCCAGGGCGGCGACCGCCGCAAGACCGCAGATCAGGACACGTATCGCCATGAGGCCAGACTAGTCCGGACTTCCGCGCATGGGAACCTGCGCCGTCATCGTCCGTTCACAGATCAACCGTCCGAAACGCGCCTTGAAAGGTTCATGATCGGCAAAGCGGTTGTTAAATATCACTGGTTAAGCCCGCCCTCGTGGACATAAGGGGGGCCGAATGCCGCTGATCGGTGATTTCGTTGACTTGATCGCGCCGGTGGCTCCGTCCACGCCGGGCGCCGAGGTGTTCGAACGTTTCCAGACCGAGCCGAACACCCTGGCCCTGGCCGTCGTGAACGATGACGGGCGGCCGGTCGGCATCATCGAGCGCAACGCCTTCACCCTGCGCATGGCGGCCGAGTTCGGGCGCGCCCTTTACGCCAAGAAGCCGGCCGAGAGCCTGATGGATCGCAACGCCCCCATTGCGGAGGCCGGGACCAGCGCCGAGGCCTTCTTCCAGGCCTATGGCGCGGCGGAACTGGGCGCCCTGCTGGGCGGCTTCATCGTCGTGGCCGAGGGACGTTATGTCGGCGTCGGCACGGCTCTGCAGGTCGTCCAGGCCGGCGCCGCCCTGCACCGCCAGCGCGCCGAGGAAATGGGGGCCCTGGCGCGGGACCTGGCCATAGCCGAGGCCGAAGCCGTCGCCTCCAGCCGCGCCAAGTCCGAATTCCTGGCCGTCATGAGCCATGAGATCCGCACGCCGTTGAACGGGGTTCTGGGCGTCGCCGCCCTGATGGAGCGGAAGCTCGAACAGGAAGAGCTTCGCCCCTATGTCCGCACCGTCATCGATTCCGGCCAGAGCCTGCTGCGGCTGCTGACCGACGCCCTGGACATGTCGCGCGCCTCGGCCGG is a window encoding:
- a CDS encoding NAD-dependent epimerase/dehydratase family protein gives rise to the protein MRVLVLGGDGFCGWPTALHLSAKGWDVTVVDNLSRRNIDNELEVQSLTPIRTMGERIKAWKEVSGRDIGFVNMTVGKEFDRLVALIRDLAPDSVVHFAEQRAAPYSMKSARHKLYTVDNNINATNHLLAAIVESGLDVHLAHLGTMGVYGYGTAGLRIPEGYLKVTVDTDHGPAEQEILFPPNPGSIYHMTKTQDALLFQFYARNDALRITDLHQGIVWGTQTVETKLDERLINRFDYDGDYGTVLNRFLMQAAVGYPLTVHGSGGQTRAFIHIQDTVRCVELALKNPPKRGDRVKILNQMTESRRVRDLAAMIADKTGAVVHNVANPRQEADENDLVVANDQFRDLGLKPITLAQGLMDEVTEIARHYADRADLTRVPCVSAWNQRRAEALENEARPYAPPQVLSA
- a CDS encoding epimerase; the protein is MPDAAPAPSSGREPCLLVFGGGYLGRAAALEAIRRGGRAVATSRDAERRRSLSAEGITAIDPADPEALKTALEAATAVLVTAAPDAHGCPGLRALGPVASQAWPDWIGYVSSTSVYGDRAGGWVFEDGPLNAASLEGARRVRVERDWLDGGQGMGLTVQIFRLPGFYGPGRSVVERLRDGTARLVRKPGQVFNRIHVDDVVSALFASMDRPRPGAAYNLTDDEPAAADVVVEWAAAKMGLPRPPEIDWTDDSVSEAMRRFYLDSKRVSNALAKAELGWRPKYPTWREGLATMLETPPPLRLVG
- a CDS encoding DUF1134 domain-containing protein, whose translation is MHRRQLILSGLATAAGASSVGACATAPANPNYPIRSDNTAPAYSFDELVAAGSKELGIAAEVVGGAIERVFADQGDRPTAYIAGEEGSGAVVVGARYGRGALHMKDLSASQEVFWQGASIGWDWGGNASRVFTLVYGLYHPDMIYRRYPGVEGSAYLIAGLGVNYQQADGIVLAPIRTGVGLRLGANIGTMSYSRQRNLLPF
- the pheT gene encoding phenylalanine--tRNA ligase subunit beta, with the translated sequence MKFTLSWLKDHLETEADVHQIAEAMTMAGLEVEEVLDPAAKLAPFTVARILSAERHPNADRLQVCQVETVDGVKEIVCGAPNARAGLTTIYAPIGAYVPGLGVTLVEKPVRGVVSNGMLCSASELELADESDGIQELPLEIPVGTPVAGLFGAEPVIDFEVTPNRPDWLGVAGIARDLAAASVGKLKHFDIAVVRGAFPSPITVRLDAPEMCPVFAGRVIRGVKNGPSPAWLQKRLTAIGLRSINRLVDVTNLIAYDRARPLHVYDVAKLVGTEIVVRGGQVSAETAHIEGGEPEHLIALDGKTYTAAATDCVIADAGGERPIGLGGVMGGESTGCDETTTDVFIESAWFDPLVIAQTGRALGIHSDAQYRFARGVDPVSVTPGLELATRLILDLCGGEPSEIVFVGDPPASPAPFAFDPAYVKRLTGMDLDDDRIGTILGQLGFLITAAPAGQAEPWIVTPPSWRRDVEGRADLVEEVARIEGFDSLPDTPLPEVARPAGGVLSPRQARVRTARRALAALGYAEAVTWSFTKQSTAALFGGGDDRLVLENPIAADLDCMRPSALPNLIQAAARNAARGFADAALFEIGPVYLGDGPKDQRTVIAALVAPHAARHWAGAGEDALFALKADLTTLLEEIGAPVASLQLAQGQNRDWWHPGRSARLQLGPKNVMVEFGELHPRVLKALDADGPMLGFEIVLDAVPEPRGKSGKARGSADLSAFMPLTRDFAFVVEDAKPVGDLVRAAAGADKALIAEVRVFDVYRGKGVDDGFKSVALEVVIQPREATLAEAEIEVLTAKIVAAVEKQGGRLRA
- the pheS gene encoding phenylalanine--tRNA ligase subunit alpha, yielding MTDLATLELELINAIGGAESVAALEEVRVAALGKSGSVSGLLKGMGAMSPDERREQGPMINGLRDRVSAAIAAKKAELEAAELDARLQAERVDLTLPARPRRKGGVHPTMQVMDEMIALFAEMGFAVAEGPDIEDDFHNFTALNFPPKHPAREMHDTFFLKPDPETGERKVLRTHTSPVQVRTMMSQTPPIRIIAPGRTFRKDSDATHTPMFHQIEGLVIDRDIHMGHLKTTLQTFIARFFELDEVQARFRPHHFPFTEPSAEMDIRCDRSGGKLVFNTGDDWLEILGCGMVHPNVLRNCGIDPDEYQGFAFGMGVDRLAMLKYGVPDLRPMFDADTRWLAHYGFSAFAAPNPASGLS
- a CDS encoding polysaccharide deacetylase family protein, producing the protein MAIRVLICGLAAVAALAFPAAAQDRRIAVTFDDLPYQASETALCDPAELMRLTTDFVAMLKPLDTQGTAFVNEGRVCEPTRVSTLPTALGVWLDGGLDLGNHSFSHINIHRTTAEAYLADVDAGAPITRAALETRGRTLRWFRHPYLFTGETQEKHDAIAAGLAQRGYTVAPVTIDNNDWMFGDVYRKAEQLGDEALKRRIGEAYVAHMTTVLDFFEPYSAELTGGREPAQILLLHANSLNQDWYPQIHALYLARGYRFVTLEQALSDPIYAHEDRYVRANGISWLHRWTSTEGRPIRWEPEPPAWIVAANKAPADQLAAIASAP